AGACCGTGTTCGGCGAAGGCCCGAGATCGGCAAACATCATGCTGGTCGGCGAGCAGCCCGGCGACAAGGAAGACCTCGCCGGCCATCCCTTCGTCGGTCCGGCCGGCCAGATGCTCGACCGTGCACTCGCGGAGGCCGGTGTCGACCGCAAGAAGGTCTATGTCACCAACGCGGTCAAACACTTCAAATTCGTGCCGCGTGGAAAGATCCGCCTGCACCAGAAGCCGAATACGCCTGAGATCCGGGCGTGCCGGCAATGGTATGAGCGGGAAGTTTCAGCAATTCAGCCCGATCTGATCGTGGCGATGGGGGCCACGGCTGCGCAAAGCGTGTTCGGCAAGATCACCCCGATCGGCAAGACCCGCGGTCGCCTCATCGAGCTTCCTGATGGGCGCAAGGCTTTGGTGACGGTGCACCCCTCCTATCTGCTGCGGCTACCCGATCCGGAAGCGAAGCTGCTGGAATATCAGCGCTTTGTCGAAGATTTGAAGATTGCTGCCAGCTTGCAGAAGAAGGCGGCGCGGGCCGCCTGAATATAACTGGAAGGAACGGCTTTGCGCGAACGGCTTTGCGCCGTTGTTGGCGAGCCGATCCGTCAAGAAGAACGAGCCCGCGCAATTCGCGGGCCATTGCATCTCTGCTTCGGCTCCAGCGTTACGACGCCGCGAGCGACTCCTCGACCAGCTTGACCCAGTAGGACGTGCCGAACACGATCGCCTCGTCGTTGAAATTGTAGGCGGGGTGATGCAGGCCGGCGCTGTCGCCGTTGCCGCAGAAGATGAAGGCGCCGGGCCGCGCCTCCAGCATATAGGCGAAATCCTCGCCGCCCATCAGCGGCGGCATCTCGTGCACCTTGGCTTCTCCGGCGACCTGCCCGGCGATGCGCCGCGCCACCTCGGTCTCCGCGGCATGGTTGTTCACCACGGGATAATTGCGCTTGTAGTGCAGGTCGATCTTCGCACCCGTGATCTGCGCCACGCCCGCGACCACCTCGTGCACGCGCTTCTCGATGAGCTTGCGCACTTCCGGCGACAGGGTGCGGATGGTGCCCCTCAGCGTCGCAGTCTGCGGAATGACGTTGCGGGCATTGCCGGCGTGGAATTCGCAGATCGAGATCACCGCCGATTCCAGCGGATCGACGCTGCGCGCAACGATCGATTGCAAGGCGGTGATCACCTGCGCGCCGACCAGTACGGAGTCCACGCATTTGTGCGGACGCGCGGCATGGCCGCCGAGGCCCTCGATCATGATGTCGACCTCGTCCGTCGCCGCCATGATCGGACCCGGCCGAATCGCGAACGAGCCGATCGGGATGCCGGGGCCGTTGTGCATGCCGTAGACTTGCTCGATTCCGAAGCGCTCCATCAGGCCGTCCTTGACCATGGCCGCCCCGCCGGCGCCGCCCTCCTCGGCCGGCTGGAAGATCACCACCGCATCGCCGGCGAAGTTGCGGGTCTCCGCGAGGTAGCGCGCTGCCCCGAGCAGCATCGCGGTGTGGCCGTCATGGCCGCAGGCGTGCATCTTGCCCGGAATCTTCGAGGCGTAAGGCAGGCTGGTCTGCTCGTCGACGGGTAGCGCATCCA
The nucleotide sequence above comes from Bradyrhizobium sp. NDS-1. Encoded proteins:
- a CDS encoding M20 aminoacylase family protein; this encodes MPIVNRVADLQPDIQAWRRDIHEHPELLYDVHRTAAFVADRLREFGCDEVVTGLGQTGVVGVIKGSKPAGEGLKVIGMRADMDALPVDEQTSLPYASKIPGKMHACGHDGHTAMLLGAARYLAETRNFAGDAVVIFQPAEEGGAGGAAMVKDGLMERFGIEQVYGMHNGPGIPIGSFAIRPGPIMAATDEVDIMIEGLGGHAARPHKCVDSVLVGAQVITALQSIVARSVDPLESAVISICEFHAGNARNVIPQTATLRGTIRTLSPEVRKLIEKRVHEVVAGVAQITGAKIDLHYKRNYPVVNNHAAETEVARRIAGQVAGEAKVHEMPPLMGGEDFAYMLEARPGAFIFCGNGDSAGLHHPAYNFNDEAIVFGTSYWVKLVEESLAAS